The Cinclus cinclus chromosome Z, bCinCin1.1, whole genome shotgun sequence genome contains the following window.
ttacttctttttgttCTTATGGTCTTTTTCCTTGTAGCTTTACTCTGccattgtattttgttttcatttaccttgctgtgacattttcttgttacttcttcatttctctcAATTTTATATTTGCTATGTGTCattcaaaaaagaagaaaaacacacaccacccaccaaaaccaaaaaacaccaaaagaaagaaaaacaaatctattAAGGGGAATATCACTCAttgctttttttcagaaaaaatgctGTCTAGGTCCTGACTAGATCAGGGTGGTGGTGAGTGGAAGCAATCAGGTTAACTCTCAAATGTTAAAGCCTCACCATGTATTTTTTGCCATGAGAGGTGAAGAGCTGTCTGCTAACTTGCACTGTATCTGTGAAGTGCAGTACATGTATTCAACTGTGTATGCTAAACTATGCTTGCTGCACACAGGCTGTGGCTACACACTTCAGCTTCTGACCTTTTTTCCAGATAGGAAATGAGAATTTTGTTTTGGGCTTCTGCTGTGGGCCATGGCTGGGTTTTGCCCTATCAACTCATGTGGTGCTGCATGCCATATTGCTGACAGTGGCAAGTGCCTTTCAATTAAGGCTGAAGTTCCATCCGAGTCTGCAAATGGAGAATGCTGGGGAGATTAATAAATGAATTGTCACAGCTTCCAGGCATGCTGGCTTGAGAAGTACACAAACTCTCAGTTTTGTGTGCTGTGTAAATTAGGAGCTCCAGCTCTGTATATTTAGAGGGATGGGCTCAATCCCTTTTTAGTTtctcataaaaagaaaaaaaaatagtttccttAAGGTTGAAGTCCAAGTGTGAAAATACTCATTATTTTGTATATCTTTAATGTCATGCATTTTAGGCTTTTTGCAGTTTGGCTGGAGTCACCTTTTGAAACACAGATTTGAATTGATCTGATTAAAACACTGTAGGTGGGAAAATATTATGGAAAACATCCCTGAAGAGCTTTATTTACTTGCTCCAGTGGGCATTATCTATTATATTTCTAAGTGTCTTGTCTtgggcttgggtttttttttggcttttcttgCGGTCTTGACCAATCTAGCTGGTACTAGTTATTGTCTCTTTGAGAATTATTGCCACTacttaaaaaaccccatcaaatCTGAACAATAGCATCattttaaactgcattttaactgttttctctttcattttattgtttttacttaaaaatatagacattttatgcattttcttgcattttgtcTACACATTCTATGCAACAGAGTAAATATTCCAGGTATAGGTGCTACTATCCTTGAACAGTAAACTCACTAAACTCTGTGAGAAAACAGCATTTATCAGAAATGTTAGGGTCACTTAAAGATCATATAACAGAAAGACATATTAGAGGAGGAACATTCTATATTCCTACTGGAAGTTGCATCCTAGATCTGTGGTGATATTGCTGCTCCTTCAAGGTTTTTTGagggaattatttctttttaactggACATTCCTTTCTGATTTTGGAGTCTGTATGATTGGGGGGTAGGTAGGCATGCCTTTTCATAGTATCATAGGGTAATCCAACTTGGAAGTGTTGTCAGAAGGTCATCTGCTGGATTGTGCTAAtgtggaaattttattttcattaaaccCTGTGTGAACTTCTCTTGTTTCAGGTTACGCTCACCTTGTCCTGCTACATGTGCTGCTACAGAAAGCCTGGCACTTTCCACACAATGACTTGATTGTAGGTGGAAAATGCTGATCTGAGGTGCTTCTTTTCTCCAAGCAGAAAGGGTTGCATCATTCAGACTCCCCTAGCAGGGCCAGTGCCCCAGTACTTGAGACACTGCAGAACTCACTTGTCATCAGAGCAACCTCTGTCTGCGTTATCCAATGACTTGCATAATTACCTATCTCTCTTATCTATGGGGTTTGCCCTGTGACCTTTTTTAGCAATGCTTCAATTCAGAAATGAGATGGAAGCTCATTTTAGTACCTTTGATGGCCATCCACCAACAGCAGCCTCATAGTTCCAGATGCCTCTTAAAAATATGAAGgtactttgaaattaaaatgacaAGTATATTATGTGAAGGTCAGCAAAAGATTATAGGAACACTGTTATTGGAGTAAGAATATTTCAAATTGCAAAGGGATCttggaaaaattattaaaactgtATGTAAACTGTATGTAAATGTATTATGTAGAACTTTTTGCATATAACCATGACACACTGGGTAgcaatgtttttcttaaaaaacagtGCTTTTGCTGTGGATCTCTAAAATGCTATTAAATTTACCAATTAAttgataattaatttttaaatagctgaaagttttgaaatattcaattttctatttttaatagttcaaaaatctttcaaaacaGATGGCTAAAACTTGGGTCTGGAATATTCATGCTGTAGTTTCATTTTGAGAAGTTCTGAGTATGTGTAGAGCTCCCTGATACAGTAGGAGGTTCAGATGCTGTTGCTGAGTGTCACTGATGGAAATTCAGAAACCTTTATGCATTCAAATCTACTTCACCACCTTGGTAGACTCCTTATCCTGTTGCATCTAGGACATCTGATTAGCTATTATCAAAGTCCATACTTCCTTCTCAGTTTTCTGACACATTAGAATTCTTCAATCCCATGGTGAAGTTGACCAAGTCCATTTAAAGATTAGGGGATTAAAATAATGTAGTTatgaattacagaaaattatCCAGACCTGTGGGGTTAACACCAGATCAGTCTCTGAGCTGAAGACTATGGCTTGCACCTCTTGCTTTTCTCCACACTGTGATTATTTCATTATCTGTTTAGAAGTAACGAATGTGAATTACACAGATGATTATGACAAAAATCCTGCCACTAGTTTCTATTATGCATTAATGTCTATCAGGACAAAGAAAAAGTATAATAAAGAGTTAACTTTTGCAAATTGTTCTTCATATACTACCTGCAAAGCTCATGTTGCCATAGAGGGTCAGACAGCCTTGGAATTACACAAacatcaaacaaaaaatatcaTTGTTTTATCTTCAGGGAGTTAAGAATTTCACATCTGATACCTTGTGAATGCACTATGTACTAAATGCTATGCTTCACCAGAGAGCATGAAATCCTAGTTCTTCAAAGGGATAAGATACAGATGTTTCTGTGCTGGTGATTCATCGTGTAGTAAAATGTCACTGCCTAGAGAATAGCATGGCATactgaaatttaatttcacCTGATTTGCATTTggagggaaaggaaatatttacatgaaagaaaaaaaattgaaataaagcaagagaaggaagaaggaaattaaagaaataacagCTGTTTAAAATTTGTAGTGAGACTTGGAATGTAGCCTTATTTGATGTGTATTGCAGGGAGAAGGCAAGCAAAGAAGTAAAAGTGCAAAAGAGGTCTATGATACTATTTTTAAGGCTGTCAGGAGAATGCAGCTATCAGAAATACATTGAAGTGTGACCAAAATTGAGTAGACTCTTTTGCCAGTGTTGCACAGACAAATACATTTGGGAACCAGGGCTTTAGAGGTAATATTTGTATTGTTCAAATACTTCAAGCTGAGTCTCTTAGAATTAAGGTGATGTTTCTTTAGTGCCAGAATGTGGCATGCACTCTGTTCCAAGTTACTTTGTCTGCATTTGTGAATGGTGTTCTCAGACCTGGGATCCCGTAAAAAAAGTATACACCATGGTGATCCAGGAGTTGCAGAAATGTGATTTACAGCAAGGGGAATATATATGCCAGACAACACAAAGCACTGAAGAGAaagatatttctgaaaatgtatttctcttCTGGTTTTCAGAGCTTATCCACAAGGCTTCAGAGCTTCTTATACCTTTCTGTAGTTTAACATCCAGacatctttctttcttcatttaaacAACAGCCAGGGTAGCCTGTACAGTAAGAGaaggagcaaaacaaaatataacaaaacaaatacaCATAAACGCATGTGCATACACAACCCCCATTCTTTAGACAGAGGgaataaaaatcacatttccaCTTCCCAAAAAGCTCCCCATGTACAAGCCttgaagagaggaagaaaaaagtaaagcCTCTCAGTCCTGTTGTAACTATGACTCAATGTAGAAAAAGATTTGAGATTTGTAATCTTGGTTTGAGATTTGTAATCTTTAAGCAGAGagttaaaaatgctttcatagCTCAAGGATGGAAGTACCTAcctgctgggggaaggaggaagggaagcaaCCTGGATTCTGGCTCCTGCTTCAAGCACTATTTATGCATGTTACTTTAATTACAAATGCAAAATGTGTAGGCAGCCCCTGGGGCAATAACCCGGGACTTCCTCTTCAAAAGGAGCACCTATCAGGGTTGCAAATTATCCTCTCTCGATGAATCTTGCTTCCTGCCCAATACAGAAGTATGGCTTCATCTGGCATGACAGACAGTTCTCCAGCCTGTGCTTCACCTTGAGTTAGTGCTGGATGCACTCTTGCGAGATGTGGGAAACATCTCCTCGGAAAGAGACTGGCAGTGAACCTGCATCTCCCAGTTTGAGAGCAAGTACCTTATCTACAAGTATGATATTAAGTAAAAAAGTTGGCTGTTGTGCTTCCACAACCTCTTGATGTGTTCCTGGGAGCAAGTCTCAGGGGCTGTTGTGATTCACTATGAGGTTGGTCTATGGTAGGCAAGCTCAGAGGATGCTTACTTCACAAGCCTCTCAGGATATGCCACACCTGTACATCACAATCAGGCTTTGGTGCAAGGTAGGTTTCAAGATTTTCAGCTGTATAGAAATAGCAGTAGCAATGAGAGATGCAGTTTcagaactttaaaataattttatcagcAAAAACCTGATGTATATTTTTGTGGCCATTTAGCATACGTATACTTGTGTAAGTACATCTtggaatttttgtttctcctttgaATTTGTCCATTGGTAGTTTTCTCAAAGGTATTTTGTGAACCAGTGTCAGGACATAAAACTGGAACCCAGAAATCCTGCTCTGCTACAATCTCTCTATAAgacatgtaaatatatttacaattaaaaccagtattttaatgttgttgttttgttagAAATGAAGTAACTGGCACCTGATTGAATATAAGAAAAATCTTCTCTCTAGTCGCTGTGTCTATTAAACAGGTTGTTTCTCTGTCATTGAAATGTATTATTCCTTGAGAGGCTTTCCAATAGCCTTTTTCCATATCTTTGTTCTCCTGGCCCTGTTCTCTTTTATTCTGGGTTTTATCCCTCAGGAGACCAAAATCCTTCTCACTTTGCTCTGCTCACCATATACTTCCTTCCAAAGAGACTGTTTGTCTAAATGAGGTAACAGGAGGTAACATGAGGTAATAGAAGGGCAAATATTTTTGCCATTACTGTgaatacaatattttaaatgcatgctTGTAGTTTTTTATATTCAGAGAGGAATAAATTATGCTTTCTTTGGGTAATGGTAAACAATAACAAATCAGAATTTTATATATACTAAAAAATATACAGAAGACTATAGCAGGAAAATcttcaaatatttgtatttaaactAAAAGGGTAATTTAACTTCTCTCAGACCTCAGTTCAGAAAAGTACTTAGAATATCATTGAATAAGATGCATATgtacatttttatgttttatgtaATACAGTAGAGAAATTTTTGTAAGTAGGATCTTGGTTCCTGCTGTGCTTATGCAACTCACCTTTCTTCAATTCACTGTGTTAGTAGCCAGTCGCAGATAGTGTCCAGCCTTAATATAGGTTGACCCAAAAGAACTTCTGAATTAAATGTTCttttgggagaaaaataatttccaagtgATAGTGTACTCTTTGATTGTttgttggatttcttttttttttctttgctgttcatTACGCATCTTTAATTTGAGCAAGTAgatcctgttttgttttttattattggTCATCTAAATGCATCTGAAGCATAGCAAAAatccaaatgtattttaaaattctcctagaaatatgaaaggaaaagatgTCTAAAAAAGTGTGGGgcagcagagagaagggatgCCATAAAAAGGAGCCTGGACAGGCTTGAGAGGTGGGACCATGCAAACCTCAGCGAGCTCAGcaaggccaagtgccaggtcctACACCTGTGCTGGGGCCATCCCAGACACACccacaggctgggcagagaagtgactgagagcagccctgtggggaaggacttgggggtggtGGCTGATGAAAAACTCACCATGAGCCAGCAAtgggtgctcccagcccagaaagccaaggGAATCCTGGCTGCATCCAAAGGAGCATTGGCCAGCAGATTGAGGGAGGGGATTgtgctgcactgctctgctgagaccccacctggaacactgcatccagctctagAATCCCCTACATAGGAGAGATAAAgaactgctggagcaagtccagaggagggtcaTGAGGTTTGTAAGATGACTGGAGCATGTTTCCTATGAAAACAGGCTGAAAACACTaggactgttcagcctggagaaggttGTGTGGGAACCTCACAGACACCTTCTAGTATCTGAAGGGACGTACAGGGAATCTGGAGAGGGATTGTCTGACAGGAACTGGAGTGACAGGGCAAGGAGGAATGGGTACCCcctgaaagaggggaaattgaTACAAagtattagaaagaaattctttactatgaGGGTGGTAGAATATTGGAACTATTGCCCGGAGAAGCCATGGATGCCCAATCTCTGACAGTGTTCATGGCCAGATTGGATAGGGCAATGAGCAACTTGGTCTGGtggatgtccctgcccatctTCCAGGGGAAGGGGAATTGAAACTAGAAAATCTTAAGGTCTTTTCTAACCCAaaacattttgtgattctatgaaattcCAGACTTCTTATTGAGAGGATTTAGAGTTTACGAACAAAAAATCTCTTCTTCTGTATCATTGTACTTAAACAGTAATGAACTGGAGGCATTGTCCATATCTGAAAAGAGGCTTTCTTATATCAATGCAAGCTGAGAGCTTTGGCCTTAACTGGTGTTGCACGGTGCAAAAGAATCCAGAGGACCAAAACCATTCAGAATGAAAGACTGAGGACTGCCTCTAgggaaaattccattttttatttttttttcactcatcATTTATTTACAAATACACATTATAACTTTTATATACATTGCACATTTACATGGTAGAAAAGTACAAAACTATATATTTAAATGAATTTATATTTAACTCgccatgttttaaaatataaaattgcatcagaaaaaaagtattatgaAAAGCAAGAAACTTGAACTGATAAAGCTTTGATATAACTCTTAGCAACACACTgttcaggaaagaaaactttGAAAGTGGTACTACAAGACCATCTTAAAGGAAACACCTGATAAAACACTTATGCatgttacaaagaaaaaaaccaatacaaataaaataaaccctttATTCTTACTACAGTTAGGGCTGTAGCTGTTATCAAACTTCACAATCCAATTTCTTTGGGTTCAAAATTTTTATAGTACAGTATAAACTCTCAGTACACTGAGATCATTTCAGTACACAATGTGATCAGaagtagagaaaatgaagtgtaAGAAGTTTCCTTAAAGATTGCCTCTGTACCTTGAAAGTATACTTAAGTCAGTTACAATGCCTTTTGGTCAGTCAAGATTCCTTGTAAACAAAAACACAGGGATCTTTTATGTACAGAactgatgaaaagaaaatccaataAATAAACATTACAGAAACTGACATGCAAGTTTTTTAAAGTGGAAAAGAGTTAACATCAATGAAACAAAGAGATGAGATCATGTGGGTAGGCTCTAAGGAATGGACTTTCATAgtttacaagaaaaaagaaaagctttactTTACAAGCAAGAGACCTCACAATAAATAACACTGCTCTTCCCGTAACGAATAAATTTCTTCAAAAAACAAGGTGTACGGTCAACCAGACATTTTATGTATAAATTATAAAACATGACACAGTATAAATAAATGTCTACGAGACTCAACTATatgtatactttttttttctccccaaaataaATAAGCATACACTTATTTACAGTACGGACATTGATTTTGTGCCCAATGGCTGTTCCAATAGTGATGGAGGTTTTACCACTCTAGAATGGAAGATATAGGAAAGCTGTAGTCCTGgtcttcatcttcctcttcatcctctGGGTCTTCATTAATTGCTAGATGGGGGAATATAGGGGAGCTGTTGTTTAAATAAGGACAACAACAGCGCAGAAGCAGCTCAGTGCATGTTTTGAAAGCCCTCTGAACAGCCATAATACAGCGTTGCATTTTATGCGACTTGTAGTGAGATGCTCTTTGGCATCTTCTGTTATGCAATAAGGTTTTTTACACATAATCTATGAAGTCATAACTGCAGAAAGTTCTGAAGAATCAATGGCTCAGGTTTTATTGGCAGATTCCTGAAATCAAATAAAGAGCGCTCTGGTGTTTTAGTTTAATTGCTTTGTGTCCTTCATTCAGAGTTAGTAGAGGCAACTGTGCTAAACCAGGTGCCATGTGCTACCTTTGAGCTTGTTCTTTTGGACCGAGTTAAGAGTTTTTCCAGGTGTTAATAAAGCAATCAGCAAAGCACACGAGAGCAGACAAAGTACAAAAAAGTCACTAGAATTACACTCCTCGGGCAACCCCTTTCTGATAGAATGGCTTGTCCTTGGAACATCCCCAAAAAACTCCAACTTGAAGGCCAGCTCGCTGTTGGAGATCTATTGCATTTTATCAGCAACCAAAGTGTGTGCGTGAAAAAGATAGATACTTATATTCTACTGTACCTTGAATCAATAAATCAAGCTTTCTTATGTTTAAAGGTGTAAGTCTTCATTACCTAGATATCGCCTTCAGAAGCCTTAAGTGTCTGCAGAGTTAAAAATCTCACTTACAGTTGCAAGATCCAGAGTGCTTAACTTCTAGAAGCACACCCATGGAGCAAGCTGCCTCTTTCATGGCACACTCGCTTGGGTAAGTTGTGTTATCACTGGCACACACTGCTTCTTCTGACTTGCTTTCAGGGCATAGCTCATCACAGAGGGCACACCGACCTCTGCCAACCTTAAAATCCCACAAGCATTTCTTCCCAGCACTGCATTGAATGTCTTCACAGGATTTGGCTTCTAAAAATGCACACAGAATACTAGAGGTAAGtgaaaagacaaagcaaaaaggaaaacaaagacaagcaacccccaaaacctcccttTCCCCCGTGAACTGTGAAGAAAGAAAGCTCAGATGTAGTAGATGTGATGATACTTGCTGATTTTGCGCAAGTAAGTATTCCCTTGGACAACAGTGCCTGTCTATATGTGGGGGAGGAAAGACAGCTGTGCCAGCAAAGCTTAGCCCTGGGAATACAGAATTACATTTGCCTGTTGTACATGActttctttctccatttcatgTCAGTGGAAATTGAACTCCCCAAATTAGTGGTAAATGCAAGATTTGTCAACAGGTCCAGAATTTCTaaatctattatttttaaactaaccCACAGAGAGCAGTTGTCTACAAGATTTGAAAGGGAATTCACCTCAACCTATGCCAACTAAAAGCAACCTGAAactcccccaaatttccccagcAATTCTGGGGAGCAGAGGTTGCCCTGCAGGTGCTTCATCATAATGTACTGCACTATCAGTCCTTTCTGGAATCACTCACAACACAGAATGTCAGGTCgcacagaaattatttgcctATCTTCACCTACTCACTGTCTCCAAATCCCACAATTATTTCTAAACAGGAAAAAGTGATCAGATGTTTTCAATTAAGTTAACAGTCTTTGCCAAGACCACTTGAAGACAATTGTTTCCAGGAATACAGATCCACTGAATATGGTGACCTTATTACATTGTAATCATCTCATCATCTATTTCAGGAAGGCTACTTCTCCCCTAGACACTAATGTCAGCACCCACAGCCATAGCAGGATCAGGCCCTCTTCTCCCTCATCCCTACTGCAATCTTTTCCAGGACTGAATTCACTCTGGCTCTCCTCTTCTGGGAGGGGAACACTAACCCAAGCTGCTTCCTCCCCAGCATCTGTCCAGTTACACACACTGGATACTCTGAAACAGGTGACTGGGGAAGCTCCCCCCACACTCAGTCTCCTCCCATGATACTTACTGATGCATTTGCCTTCGTAGGCTAATCCAATGGATCTTCCCAGGAGGCAGGTAGCTTTCCTGAGGTGGCAGGCACTGGCGTAGGTTATGCCGTCATTCCCGCAGAGATACTGTTCCGGGGAGGTAGGCTCTGGACAAATTCGGTTACATGTCACACAGTAGGCATTGTTGGTTTGGTCAACCACACatgtggagctgcctgggcacaAGACATCCCTGCAGGTCTCTGAAATACAGACAGAAACACAGGGATTAGTAGAAGATAGCAGGATCCCAGCGAGGAGTGCAACATAGGTGACAACATGAGCAAATGATCAGATAACAGCCTTCAGCAGCTCTCCTCCTTTAAGGGGTGCTGGAGAATGCCTTCACATGTCAGGGTAGTGGTGTGAGCACAAGTGCTGCAAGACTATGGGGAGCTCTCAGTTCTGCTACGTCCTTGTCTGTTGAGCATTGTCTAGTTGCTCTCTCCCAACATGGTTCCTGTGAGGAAGTGCATCCAACATCTCCCCACTCTTAGACAGAAACCCTTTGGCATTTGAGGGAGATTGGATTAGATTTGCAAACCTACTTTTGCATTTTCCCTGATACTGGACTTCAAGTTCGGGCTGTTCTTTACATCTGGCTTTGAGAAGGGCGCACTCGTTCCTGTAGGTTTTCCCATCTAAGCCACACACGGGGCCCTTCCAAGTGATATTAGAGCAATCCGGAGCACAAACACACCGAGGTTTATTCTTCTTGttcattttacatttcttcCCGGGTCCACAGTCCACATTCTCACATGTTTCTGATGGAAGGAAAGAGATACCACTTTAGTATCAAGTGTGCAGAACAGACCTGGTGTCAAAActgcttgaagaaaaaaaaacactgtggACTCAGAGCACAGATCAAAACCACCGTTCCCCCCCGTTCCAGGACACACATCTCGAGGTAAATTCCCTCCGccagtgagggcagggaggagagagggtgtctcccctcctcctcctcgtgaTGTGCAAGGCGGGGAGCAGAAATGGGTGTCCCCTCCGCGATCCCGGGGCTGTTACGAGACGCCCCTCAAAACCCCGACGAGGAAGGAAGCGAGAGGAGCTGCCCCCTTCCAactccctgcccacccctccTCCCCCAAACCAGCCCCTGCGGAGCCGCTCctcagcagggagcagctcgCCAGCACCCCCTCACCTTTGCACGGGATGCAGTTTGGGGCTCCCCCATTAAAAATCATCCACTTAAAAAGCGTGTTGTCGTTGACGTCCTCCGCCGTCCACGACGTGGTGAGGCGGCCGCTCTTGCAGCACTCCTCCTTGCTGAGGTCGGTTTTGTAGAGGACCTGGCAGCGCCCGTTCCGCGCCTGCCGGAGCCAGCAGTTCCCAGCTGtggggcggggtgggggggacaCCCAGACGGATCAGTGGCGGCCACCAGTGACCCAGACACAGCACGTGCGCCTTGCCGTGACTTTTACTAggctgtttccttttatttgtcCCGTTTCATAACCCGCAGCTACTACGGCCCATTTGGAAAcgcagtttaaaaaaacaaacaaaccctcctcccccaccaaaacccaaccaaacaaaaaaatctcccccaaacccacaaaagaactaaaaaacctaaaccaagaaaacaataaaacaaaatccaaagcaaagcaaaacaaaacaaaatgaaagaaagaggaaacGCAACCAAAACAGAACGAGAGTTTTTGGAGGTATTTATTCCATATGTAGAGCAGAAGGAGCACTGCCGACACGTGACAGAGGCTTGAAAAGGATGTGcatttaaaagggaataaaaagaaaatcgCGCTTGCaaattccttcctcctccccctgccctctcctcctCACCGCggcagcacagcagcattgTTTTAGTGCCGCACAGTTTCACTCCCAGCCCATTTTGCAATCTGCACGAATTGGGAACATTTGCTGTTAGCGAAGTCTTTCGAAATCTCcacattttcctgtttctatTAACAAATGTCTCCTTCACTAAAATAATTcagcagagtttaaaaaaaaaagggaccaAAGTACATAAAATACTGGGACACTTTGCGTAGGAGGTCCCCATAGAGTTTTAAAAATCGATCAAGCTGGAAAAGTTATAGGTGCCATCTCTCCTGCAAACATTTCAAAGGAAAGTACCCTTCCTTACACCGGATAGAGTGGGTTTTCTTCGGgttattttttgccttttcccccctctaGTATCCCTGTTATTCGTGGAGTCAAGCCAAGAACATTAGTCCAAACAACTCCCCCTTTTTTAGCTGAAGCATTTTGGTTGGGATGAGTCTCTCGCGAATAACCAATGTGACTTCTCCAGCAACTCAATACCAATTGATTCTGCTGCTAATCCAGCCAGGGCTCGATCCTGCCTCCTTACTCCGATGGGAATGTACCGCAGCGAGGGGTCAGGATCGGCCAGCGGAGATGTCGCTGGGCACGGGGGAAGattccctccccccctccccaaaaaaaaatcattgaacAAATgatgccttaaaaaaaaaagttttgcgTCTTATCGCTGCCTACGTTAGATTAAATTATACTTTTATCGGTActggggaagggaga
Protein-coding sequences here:
- the FST gene encoding follistatin; this encodes MLNQRIHPGMLLILMFLCHFMEDHTVQAGNCWLRQARNGRCQVLYKTDLSKEECCKSGRLTTSWTAEDVNDNTLFKWMIFNGGAPNCIPCKETCENVDCGPGKKCKMNKKNKPRCVCAPDCSNITWKGPVCGLDGKTYRNECALLKARCKEQPELEVQYQGKCKKTCRDVLCPGSSTCVVDQTNNAYCVTCNRICPEPTSPEQYLCGNDGITYASACHLRKATCLLGRSIGLAYEGKCIKAKSCEDIQCSAGKKCLWDFKVGRGRCALCDELCPESKSEEAVCASDNTTYPSECAMKEAACSMGVLLEVKHSGSCNSINEDPEDEEEDEDQDYSFPISSILEW